From the genome of Sphingomonas sp. HMP6, one region includes:
- a CDS encoding TonB-dependent receptor, whose product MTKLFSSRTAQRGVSIGALAIALLLPATVAAQTAPATQAPTTPELASEDAGQDIVVTGFRQSLQAALNVKKNSVAAVDSIVAEDIAKFPDQNLAESLQRIPGISIQRDGGEGRAITVRGLGAQFTRVRVNGMETVATSTDGASANRDRAFDFNVFASELFSSLVVHKTAEASLDEGSLGAVVDLNTGNPLAAKAGFSGALSVQGSYNDLAKTLGPRVAGLLSWRNDAGTFGASVSAAYSKLNTLELGNNTTRWAQGRFDSVNGTPCFYSSNTSATPVANAGGFYRPNAACDQAALAFHPRIPRYGVITRERERLGITGSVQFAPTDSTKISIDGLYSRFKETRDEQWIEVLLRTNERSIDVVNPTYDTKGNMVTATLNDAWVRAEHYNRKSQTEFYQLGGTWDQDVTDKLRFTLLGGFSKSNASIPQETTIIFDDRDAQGYKYDYTNSRSPLLTFGTSVTDPSNFQLAEIRDRPSSTINKFRTAQLRVEWDVAEGFQIKAGGVYRRFSFDTAGFTRDTVVCPNAGGKDVVLGTITCSPSSAFGPTSVYGFPVTAALAQTVNLGSAGQPAGTTSTYIVPNLPAATAFTNLYGRTPAIDASNTRGVVEKVTGGYLEFNAKGELLGLRYALNAGTRYVKTDQSSYGFNSGVNVSVRRSYDDWLPSLNFALYPTENIIARAAVAKVITRPTLGNLTPGGTIDGFNYRITFGNPQLDPFRATAYDLALEWYFAPQSIASVAVFKKDIESFPVSQPSNGTYASTGLPLSLLPPGSPAAGAPEGQPWTITGNVNGTGASLKGIELSVQAPFKFLPGFLKNFGGIANATFVNSTATYTVSGPAVTACVPGALPTSACTFGPLVTSTRNGTLFGLSKQAFNGTLYYEDSKFSARGSISYRGPYVDANSATGNVFEGYNATTNIDASVRYRFTKWLEVSLEGANLTDTYRDRYTDLNANRAYENNHFGRTILFGARVKM is encoded by the coding sequence ATGACCAAGCTTTTCAGCAGCAGGACGGCCCAGCGTGGCGTCTCCATCGGCGCACTGGCGATCGCGCTGCTGCTCCCGGCGACTGTCGCCGCGCAGACCGCGCCGGCAACTCAGGCCCCGACCACTCCCGAACTTGCCAGCGAAGATGCCGGGCAGGATATCGTCGTCACGGGTTTCCGCCAGTCGCTGCAAGCCGCGCTCAACGTGAAGAAGAACTCGGTCGCCGCGGTCGATTCGATCGTCGCCGAGGACATCGCCAAATTCCCCGATCAGAACCTTGCCGAATCGCTGCAGCGTATTCCCGGCATATCGATCCAGCGTGACGGCGGCGAAGGCCGCGCGATCACCGTGCGGGGCTTGGGCGCGCAATTCACCCGCGTCCGCGTGAACGGTATGGAGACGGTTGCGACCTCGACCGACGGGGCAAGCGCCAACCGCGACCGCGCGTTCGATTTCAACGTGTTCGCTTCCGAACTTTTCAGCTCGCTGGTGGTGCACAAGACCGCCGAAGCGTCGCTTGACGAAGGATCGCTTGGCGCGGTGGTCGATCTCAACACCGGCAACCCGCTCGCCGCGAAGGCCGGTTTCTCGGGCGCCCTGTCGGTACAGGGCTCCTATAACGATCTCGCCAAGACCCTCGGCCCGCGTGTTGCCGGGCTGCTGTCATGGCGTAACGATGCGGGCACCTTCGGAGCCTCGGTGTCGGCGGCCTATTCGAAACTCAACACGCTCGAACTCGGCAACAACACGACGCGCTGGGCGCAGGGTCGGTTCGATTCGGTCAACGGCACGCCGTGCTTCTATTCGTCGAATACAAGCGCGACGCCCGTCGCCAATGCCGGCGGCTTCTACCGTCCGAATGCTGCGTGCGATCAGGCTGCGTTGGCGTTCCATCCGCGTATTCCGCGTTACGGCGTGATCACGCGCGAGCGTGAGCGTCTGGGCATCACTGGCAGCGTGCAGTTCGCCCCGACCGATTCCACCAAAATCTCGATCGACGGCCTCTATTCGCGCTTCAAGGAAACGCGTGACGAGCAGTGGATCGAAGTGCTGCTGCGTACCAACGAGCGGTCGATCGACGTGGTCAACCCGACCTACGACACCAAGGGGAACATGGTCACGGCCACGCTGAACGACGCGTGGGTTCGCGCGGAACATTACAACCGCAAATCGCAGACCGAATTCTATCAGCTTGGCGGCACCTGGGATCAGGACGTGACGGACAAGCTCCGTTTCACGCTGCTCGGTGGCTTCTCCAAGTCCAATGCGAGCATCCCCCAGGAAACGACGATCATCTTCGACGATCGTGATGCGCAGGGATATAAATACGATTACACCAATTCGCGCAGCCCGCTGCTGACCTTTGGCACGAGCGTGACTGATCCAAGCAACTTCCAGCTCGCCGAAATCCGCGATCGCCCCTCAAGCACGATCAACAAGTTCCGCACCGCCCAGCTTCGCGTCGAATGGGATGTTGCCGAAGGATTCCAGATCAAGGCCGGTGGCGTCTATCGCCGCTTCAGCTTCGATACGGCGGGTTTCACGCGCGATACGGTTGTTTGCCCCAACGCCGGCGGGAAAGATGTCGTTCTCGGCACGATCACCTGCTCGCCAAGCTCGGCCTTCGGACCAACGTCCGTGTACGGTTTCCCGGTCACCGCCGCGCTAGCGCAAACGGTAAACCTCGGCAGCGCCGGACAACCGGCGGGCACGACGAGCACCTATATCGTCCCCAATTTGCCCGCGGCGACGGCGTTCACCAATCTGTACGGTCGCACGCCCGCGATCGACGCAAGCAACACGCGCGGCGTCGTCGAAAAGGTGACCGGCGGCTATCTCGAGTTCAATGCCAAGGGCGAATTGCTCGGTTTGCGCTACGCGCTCAACGCCGGCACGCGCTACGTCAAGACCGATCAAAGTTCGTACGGGTTCAACAGCGGCGTCAACGTATCGGTCCGCCGCAGTTATGACGATTGGCTGCCGTCGCTCAACTTCGCTTTGTATCCGACCGAAAACATCATCGCGCGTGCAGCGGTGGCGAAAGTGATTACACGGCCGACGCTAGGCAATTTGACGCCGGGCGGGACGATCGACGGCTTCAACTACCGTATCACCTTCGGCAACCCACAGCTCGATCCGTTCCGCGCGACCGCTTATGATCTCGCGCTCGAATGGTATTTCGCGCCGCAGTCGATCGCGTCGGTGGCAGTGTTCAAGAAGGATATCGAGAGCTTCCCGGTGTCGCAGCCATCCAACGGCACCTATGCGTCGACCGGCCTGCCGCTGTCGCTGCTCCCGCCCGGCTCGCCTGCCGCCGGCGCACCGGAGGGCCAGCCGTGGACGATCACGGGGAATGTCAACGGCACGGGTGCGAGCCTGAAGGGCATCGAGCTGTCGGTGCAGGCACCGTTCAAATTTCTGCCCGGTTTCCTGAAGAATTTCGGCGGCATTGCCAATGCGACCTTCGTCAATTCGACCGCGACTTATACCGTGTCGGGGCCGGCGGTGACCGCTTGCGTCCCTGGAGCCTTACCGACCTCGGCTTGCACGTTCGGTCCGCTGGTCACCTCAACGCGCAATGGCACGTTGTTCGGCCTGTCGAAACAAGCGTTTAACGGCACGCTCTACTATGAAGATTCGAAGTTCAGCGCGCGGGGCTCGATCAGCTATCGCGGACCCTATGTCGATGCCAACAGCGCCACCGGCAACGTGTTCGAAGGGTATAATGCAACCACCAACATCGATGCTTCGGTGCGCTATCGCTTCACCAAATGGCTCGAAGTCTCACTCGAGGGCGCCAACCTCACCGATACCTATCGTGATCGCTATACCGACCTC